The DNA region GACTGCCCCGGCGGCGAGGCGGACACACTCGCCGCCCGCGAGCGGCTGGGCGATCTGCTGGGCCTCACCGGCCGGCGCGACGACGCGCTCGGGCACTACGAGGTGGTGCGCGCGGCGGCGGAAGCGGGGAGCGACGGCGCGGCCGCCGCCCGTCTGCACCGGAAGATCGGCGGGCTGCACTGGGACGCGGGGGATCGTGAGCGCGCGGGAGCCTGCTTCGCCGCCGGCCTGGAGCGCCTCGGCGCGGCCGGCGATGCCATCGAGCGGGCGCATCTCTTCCAGGAGATGGGCCGGCTGGCCTTTCGCGGCGGGGACAATGCCGCCGCCATCGAGTGGGCGGAAAGGGCGCTGGCCGAGGCCACCGGCGAGTCCGCGTCCGCCGGCGCCGGCGTGGCGGCCCCGGGCGAGGCCGAGCGCGCCCGCGAGGCCGCCGTGGTGCGCGTGCACGCCTATAACACCCTGGGCGTGGCGCTCGCGCGCACTGGCCGCCCCACCGAGGCAGTCGAGCAGATCGAGCGCAGCGTCGCGCTCGCCGAGGCGCGCGATCTCCTTCAGGCCGCCTGTCGCGGCTACACGAACTTGAGCGTGCTCTATGCCTCGCTCGACCCGCCGCGCAGCATCGAGACGTGCCGGCGCGGCCTCGCCATGGCCAAGCGGGTGGGCGACCTCGGCTTCCAGTCGCGGCTCTACGCCAACCTCGCCGTGGCGTACTGCGCGCTCACCGACCGCTGCGAGGCCGAGGGCGTCGAGGCTGCCCAGGCCGCGGTGGCGCTCGACCGGCGCCTCGGCCTCATCGACCACCTCGCGGTGCCGCTCATCGTGCTGGGCCAGATCGAGCAATGCCACGGCGACCACACGGCTGCCTTCGCGTGCTATGAGGAGGCGCTGGGTCTGGCCGAACAAGCGGGAGAGCCCCAGCTCCTCTTCCCCTGCTACGATGGTCTTGCCACGCTGTATCTCGACACCGGCGACGTGGCCACGGCCGAGTGCTATCTCGCCAAGGCTCAGGCGGTGTGCGAGCGCGCCGGCGTGGAGCCCGATGCGCTGATGGTGCTGCCATTTCTCTGCTGACCACTTCATGGAGGATTTCCGCATGACGACCGAGACCCGCCCGCCCGTAGCCCCCGGCGAGGCCGCGCCCGACTTCTCGCTCCCCGCCATCGACGGCTCGAAGGACGTCACCCTCGCGGACTATCGGGGCAAGAGCCCGGTGTTTCTTGCGCTGCTCCTGGGCCTCTGGTGTCCCTTCTGCCGGCGGCAGATCGTGCGCCTCGGCACGACCGAGGCCAAGCTCAGGGCCGAGGGCGTGGAAACGGTGTGCGTGGTCGCCACGCCGCCGGAGAACGCGCGCCTCTACTTCAAGTTCCGCCCGTCCAAGCTGCGCCTGGGCGCCGACCCGGGGCTCACCACGCATCGCGCGTTTCGCGTGCCCAAGCCCGACGCCGGGCCCGAGTTCTTCAAGGCGATGGAGTCCGTCCTCATCAACCCGGAGAGCGCGCTGCCGAAGCCGCTTCCCGTGATGGAGGCGGCAGGGGCGATCAGCAAGCTGGACGGGCACGTGAACTCGCCGGCCGACCAGGCGGACATGGAGCGCCAGTTCCCCCAGCTCAAAGCGCGGTACCTGATCGATCGCGACGGCGTCGTGCGGTGGGCGAGCATCGAGTGCGCCAACGGCCTCGCCGACCTGGGGTCGTTCCCCTCGGACGAGGAGATCCTGGCCGCCGCGCGCGCCCTGCCGCGCTAGGCGGCTACGTCACTTGCCTTCCGCGGCCACCGCGCCAGGAAACCGCGCTGCGTAGTACGCCAGCGTG from Candidatus Methylomirabilota bacterium includes:
- a CDS encoding redoxin domain-containing protein, encoding MTTETRPPVAPGEAAPDFSLPAIDGSKDVTLADYRGKSPVFLALLLGLWCPFCRRQIVRLGTTEAKLRAEGVETVCVVATPPENARLYFKFRPSKLRLGADPGLTTHRAFRVPKPDAGPEFFKAMESVLINPESALPKPLPVMEAAGAISKLDGHVNSPADQADMERQFPQLKARYLIDRDGVVRWASIECANGLADLGSFPSDEEILAAARALPR